A window of the Schlesneria paludicola DSM 18645 genome harbors these coding sequences:
- the serA gene encoding phosphoglycerate dehydrogenase yields the protein MYRVLITDDLSKAGLKILEETPGVEVVVRSGKHTPEQVREYLRDVDGIIIRSATRLTPEILKDQPRLKVIVRAGVGVDNIDLPAATREGVVVMNTPAGNTTSTAEQAMALLLSLSRNIAPAAASMKAGKWDRKSFTGTQLAGKTIAVIGLGRIGLTVARRCLAFEMKVLGFDPFLSEERARSEGIELYRDIDELVGKCDFLTVHTPMTPETEGLINAARIAKMKKGVRLINGARGGIIEEKALFDAIQSGHVAGAALDVFVDEPPKDWSLAQLPQVLATPHLGASTDEAQELVAVEAAEIITGFLVRNEVRHAVNMAPITAAEMVDMQPYLDLGRRLGLLLSQLNKGGVRSVKLQFKGEAANKKTKLISNAFAAGLLSNALADNVNIVNADLLAKERGIEIKEELSHEVGDFSTLLSATVLTDSGEITAAATIFGKQFLRLVRIDQFHLDAYLDGLLLIYKHIDKPGVIGFIGNICGKHNVNIAHMALGRERNEQGGDAIAVLNLDNEPDAATLTEVAEHKAVTGVQLVKLPKAGEPLPWLVSK from the coding sequence ATGTACCGAGTTCTTATCACGGATGATCTGTCCAAGGCCGGCCTCAAGATTCTGGAAGAAACACCAGGAGTTGAAGTCGTCGTTCGTAGCGGCAAACACACGCCCGAACAAGTTCGCGAGTATCTTCGCGATGTCGATGGTATCATCATTCGCAGTGCAACGCGTCTAACGCCCGAGATCCTGAAGGATCAGCCACGGCTGAAGGTGATCGTGCGAGCGGGTGTGGGGGTTGACAACATCGACCTTCCCGCCGCCACCCGCGAAGGGGTGGTTGTCATGAACACCCCCGCAGGCAATACCACGTCGACTGCGGAACAGGCGATGGCGCTGCTGCTCAGTTTATCACGCAACATCGCACCGGCTGCGGCGTCGATGAAGGCAGGCAAGTGGGATCGAAAGAGTTTCACAGGAACCCAATTGGCCGGTAAGACGATCGCCGTCATCGGGTTGGGACGCATCGGATTGACGGTCGCACGCCGCTGTCTGGCATTCGAGATGAAGGTGCTGGGGTTCGATCCGTTCCTCTCGGAAGAACGAGCCCGTTCCGAAGGGATCGAACTGTATCGCGACATCGATGAACTGGTTGGCAAGTGCGACTTCCTGACCGTACACACGCCGATGACACCCGAAACCGAAGGGCTGATCAACGCGGCTCGCATCGCCAAGATGAAAAAGGGTGTGCGGCTGATCAACGGGGCCCGCGGCGGCATCATCGAAGAGAAGGCCCTGTTCGACGCCATTCAGTCGGGACACGTGGCAGGCGCAGCGCTGGACGTGTTTGTCGACGAGCCTCCCAAAGACTGGTCGCTGGCTCAGTTGCCGCAGGTTTTGGCGACACCGCACTTGGGAGCGTCAACGGACGAAGCCCAGGAACTGGTGGCCGTGGAAGCGGCGGAAATTATCACCGGATTCCTGGTCCGGAATGAAGTTCGTCACGCCGTCAATATGGCGCCGATCACCGCCGCAGAGATGGTCGACATGCAGCCGTACCTCGACCTCGGTCGTCGGTTGGGGCTGCTGTTGTCACAGCTCAACAAAGGCGGTGTTCGCAGTGTGAAACTGCAGTTCAAGGGTGAAGCCGCGAACAAGAAGACCAAGCTGATCTCGAATGCATTCGCGGCCGGATTGCTGTCCAACGCGCTTGCCGACAATGTGAACATTGTCAACGCCGATTTGCTGGCGAAAGAACGTGGCATTGAAATCAAAGAAGAGCTGTCGCACGAAGTTGGTGATTTCTCGACGTTGCTCTCGGCGACGGTCCTGACCGACAGTGGTGAAATCACGGCGGCGGCCACGATCTTTGGAAAGCAATTCTTGCGGCTGGTTCGAATCGATCAGTTCCATCTCGATGCCTATCTGGATGGTCTGCTACTAATCTACAAGCATATCGACAAGCCGGGCGTGATCGGGTTCATTGGCAATATCTGCGGCAAGCATAACGTCAATATCGCGCATATGGCGCTGGGACGCGAGCGCAATGAACAAGGCGGCGACGCGATTGCCGTGTTGAATCTGGACAACGAACCCGATGCGGCGACGCTGACGGAAGTTGCCGAACACAAAGCGGTGACGGGCGTGCAACTTGTGAAATTGCCCAAAGCAGGCGAACCGTTGCCCTGGCTGGTTAGCAAGTAG
- a CDS encoding sugar kinase, whose protein sequence is MRVVTFGEVMLRMMPSGWLRLSQALPGSLDVTFGGAEVNVAVSIARQGGQAAYCTALPDNPLTDAFVAQLRSFGVDTSLILRSNEGRFGIYFVENGANQRGGTVTYDRGSSTISLMPGSAYNWDQIFADADWFHTTGITPSLSRESADAALTSVKQAKQRNIPVSCDLNFRKKLWNWEPGTKPAALARRTMESMLPYIDVLIANEEDADHVLGIRASGTDVDAGELSLTGYEDVARQIATKFPNLRFVAITLRKSLSASHNDWGAMLYDVAKGKALFAPTDAAGQYSPYEIRNIVDRVGAGDSFAGALIFALKTPELSDPLTALQYAVAGSCLKHSVLGDFNDVTRPEIEALMKGGGRGRVSR, encoded by the coding sequence ATGCGTGTCGTGACGTTTGGGGAAGTAATGCTCAGGATGATGCCGTCGGGTTGGCTGCGACTGTCACAGGCGCTTCCGGGGTCTCTGGATGTCACATTCGGTGGTGCGGAAGTCAACGTGGCGGTGTCGATCGCCCGACAAGGTGGCCAGGCGGCCTATTGCACCGCATTGCCCGACAATCCGTTGACCGACGCCTTCGTCGCCCAGCTTCGGTCGTTCGGCGTCGATACGAGTCTGATTCTTCGCTCAAACGAAGGGCGATTCGGGATTTACTTCGTCGAGAATGGGGCAAACCAGCGCGGGGGGACAGTGACGTACGACCGCGGCTCATCGACCATTTCTCTGATGCCCGGTTCCGCCTACAACTGGGATCAAATCTTTGCCGATGCCGACTGGTTTCACACCACCGGGATTACTCCGTCGCTCAGTCGTGAATCGGCCGATGCAGCGCTCACGTCGGTGAAGCAGGCAAAACAGCGGAATATTCCGGTGTCGTGCGATCTCAATTTCCGCAAGAAGCTTTGGAATTGGGAGCCGGGGACAAAACCCGCTGCCTTGGCCCGCCGAACGATGGAATCGATGCTGCCGTATATCGATGTCCTGATCGCCAACGAAGAAGATGCCGACCATGTACTGGGAATTCGTGCTTCCGGTACCGACGTCGACGCCGGTGAATTGAGTTTGACCGGCTACGAAGATGTTGCGCGTCAGATTGCGACCAAGTTCCCAAATCTTCGCTTTGTCGCGATCACCTTGCGAAAAAGCCTTTCCGCCAGTCACAACGACTGGGGAGCGATGCTGTACGATGTGGCGAAGGGTAAGGCCCTGTTTGCTCCGACGGATGCCGCAGGTCAGTATTCGCCCTACGAGATTCGCAACATTGTCGATCGCGTGGGAGCGGGGGATTCGTTTGCAGGGGCACTGATTTTTGCATTGAAGACGCCTGAACTTTCCGATCCGTTGACCGCTCTGCAGTATGCGGTTGCGGGAAGTTGTCTCAAGCACAGCGTGCTGGGCGACTTCAACGATGTGACCCGTCCTGAGATTGAAGCTTTGATGAAGGGAGGCGGGCGCGGTCGAGTCAGCCGCTAA